A genomic segment from Aegilops tauschii subsp. strangulata cultivar AL8/78 chromosome 1, Aet v6.0, whole genome shotgun sequence encodes:
- the LOC141039136 gene encoding uncharacterized protein, with protein MEAVAATNLGGRRPPWQDLPSELLALVLQRVLSHADRVRLRAVCRQWRAGARLQPPLLPWLALRDGSFLSLSDGEVHGRGLAPDDNVTHRVSTGSTLFLVHNDKRFSFSLMNPLARGTTAPQRINLSCLRTRRGVLLDAGNIRKVVVMSDHITAVQTGSQVNGGKVITISIRRPQSTTVEWQWQWIPHGGTYWPCPYHVRDMALFRHKLYVLTAAAVGPYLPFRLRLYAMDIVGGNHVNVQRVFMRPQDDVDRWHHGGPRHYLVASGDRLLMVKQTSPLLMPAWFEVLEAADISSGGLGWWRDVETLMGRALFVSEGCSESIPAGDGKYGGARQDCIYFLKEHNNYGGRTSDLYSGVYDMRRGTVSPLPVDTVVPHDGSLTATWFFPPDS; from the coding sequence ATGGAGGCAGTTGCGGCGACGAATCTCGGCGGACGCCGTCCTCCATGGCAGGACCTCCCGTCGGAGCTGCTGGCCCTCGTGCTCCAGCGCGTGCTGTCCCACGCCGACCGCGTCCGCCTCCGTGCCGTCTGCCGCCAGTGGCGCGCCGGCGCGCGCCTTCAGCCTCCGCTGCTCCCGTGGCTCGCCCTCCGCGACGGCTCCTTCCTCAGCCTCTCCGACGGCGAGGTCCACGGCCGCGGCCTCGCCCCGGACGACAATGTCACGCACCGCGTCTCCACCGGCAGCACTCTCTTCCTGGTTCACAACGACAAAAGGTTCTCGTTCTCGCTGATGAACCCTCTCGCGCGGGGGACGACGGCCCCCCAGCGCATCAACCTCAGCTGCCTCCGCACTCGGCGGGGCGTCCTGCTCGACGCCGGCAACATCCGCAAGGTGGTGGTGATGTCCGACCACATCACCGCCGTCCAGACGGGGAGCCAGGTGAACGGTGGGAAGGTGATCACCATCTCCATCCGCAGGCCCCAATCAACGACCGTGGAGTGGCAGTGGCAGTGGATCCCCCATGGAGGCACCTACTGGCCCTGCCCCTATCATGTCCGCGACATGGCACTCTTCCGGCACAAGCTATACGTCCTCACCGCAGCAGCCGTAGGTCCGTACCTCCCTTTCCGGCTACGTCTTTACGCCATGGACATCGTCGGCGGCAACCATGTCAACGTGCAACGCGTGTTCATGAGGCCGCAGGACGACGTCGACCGATGGCACCACGGCGGCCCTCGACACTACCTGGTCGCTTCCGGCGATCGGCTGCTGATGGTGAAGCAAACGAGCCCGTTGCTCATGCCGGCCTGGTTCGAGGTCCTGGAGGCGGCAGACATCAGCAGCGGCGGCCTAGGTTGGTGGAGAGACGTCGAGACGCTCATGGGGCGCGCCCTCTTCGTCAGCGAAGGCTGCTCCGAGTCGATCCCTGCCGGAGACGGCAAGTACGGGGGAGCTCGACAAGACTGCATCTACTTTCTCAAAGAGCATAACAATTATGGTGGAAGGACGAGCGACCTCTACTCTGGGGTTTACGACATGAGACGAGGGACGGTGTCCCCCTTGCCGGTGGACACGGTGGTGCCACATGACGGATCATTGACCGCGACCTGGTTTTTCCCTCCTGATTCTTGA
- the LOC109732572 gene encoding uncharacterized protein C227.17c, giving the protein MEPKEKPETTSATSPPPPRLDCIKCFDALWFCYTPLHQLQTYYRHGDFDTCFGKWGDLVDCLSLKTKRRAEVEEILIAREKAKPHIWTFRTAEEAQANWWQMYKHKVVMSSPPKTAGSAAPPPGSSGVLS; this is encoded by the coding sequence ATGGAGCCCAAAGAGAAGCCCGAAACGACCAGCGCTACCAGCCCACCTCCGCCGCGGCTGGACTGCATAAAGTGCTTCGATGCGCTATGGTTCTGCTATACCCCTCTCCACCAGCTGCAGACCTACTACCGCCACGGGGATTTTGACACCTGCTTCGGCAAGTGGGGCGATCTCGTTGACTGTCTCTCGCTCAAGACGAAGCGGAGGGCGGAGGTAGAGGAGATCCTCATCGCGCGGGAGAAGGCCAAGCCGCACATCTGGACCTTCCGGACTGCCGAAGAGGCGCAGGCGAACTGGTGGCAGATGTACAAGCACAAGGTGGTGATGTCGTCGCCACCCAAGACTGCAGGTTCTGCTGCGCCTCCTCCTGgatcatccggtgttctttcctgA
- the LOC109732573 gene encoding acireductone dioxygenase 4, whose protein sequence is MALQVWMVGENGEDLKNHRELLPLSKLQEIGVLYWHLDPKKSESEEELAKIRKDRGYNYMDYLDICPGKLANFEEKLKNFFTEHMHADEEIRYCLEGGGYFDVRDKDDKWVRIWIKEGDMIVLPAGIYHRFTLDAANHVKLMRLFLGEPVWTAHNRPQEDHPVRQEYVKRLTDDNAGLALAAH, encoded by the exons ATGGCTCTTCAG GTGTGGATGGTTGGGGAGAACGGCGAGGACCTCAAGAACCACAGGGAGCTCCTGCCTCTCTCCAAGCTCCAAG AGATTGGTGTGTTATATTGGCATTTGGACCCAAAGAAGTCTGAAAGCGAAGAAGAGCTAGCGAAGATCCGCAAGGACAGAGGATACAACTACATG GATTATCTCGATATATGCCCTGGAAAGTTGGCAAACTTTGAGGAGAAGCTCAAGAACTTCTTCACAGAGCACATGCATGCCGACGAAGAGATCCGCTACTGCTTGGAAGGCGGCGGGTACTTTGATGTGCGCGACAAGGATGACAAGTGGGTTCGGATCTGGATAAAAGAAGGGGATATGATCGTGCTGCCGGCTGGAATTTATCATCGGTTCACCCTCGACGCCGCCAACCATGTGAAG CTCATGAGGCTCTTCCTGGGAGAACCAGTGTGGACCGCGCACAACCGGCCTCAGGAGGACCATCCGGTGCGGCAAGAGTATGTCAAGAGGCTCACGGACGACAATGCTGGTCTTGCTCTGGCAGCACACTGA